The following is a genomic window from Niabella soli DSM 19437.
AAAATGTCACCAACTTCAACTATGTTATTGACAATATCCTGAATTATAAGAACCGGTTTGGCCAACATAGTGTTGATCTGACAGCAGTAGCCACAAGAGACTTTACCCGCAATGAAACGGCCAATATCATTGGTTCCGATTTTGCAGCAAACGGTAACTCCCTGTTGGGCTACTGGGGCCTGTCCAAAGCCACCGTGCAACAAAATGCGCAGAATGTAGTACAAAGAGCCAATATCGGATACCTTGCGCGCCTCAACTATGAATATGCCGGCAAATACATGTTGAATGCGTCCATCAGGAGAGATGGGGCGTCTGTGTTCGGATCTAATACAAAATGGGGAAATTTTGGAGCCGTAGGCATGGCCTGGCGCCTTTCAGGCGAAGAGTTCATGAAGAACATTGCGCTGATCAATGATCTGAAACTAAAACTTTCCTGGGGGAAGAACGGAAACCAGGGAATAGACCCCTATGGGACCCTGGCAACAGTTGTGAATGGACAGTCCGGCGGCTACCGGTACGAATTTTCCAATACCGGAAGCAATATCCTGTATGGGCTGGCACAGTCGGCAATGGGCAACAACGACCTGGGTTGGGAAACCACTGCGGCATGGAACTTTGGCATAGAGGCGGCTTTGTTGCAGCGAAGGATTTTTGTAGATATCAACCTGTATACTTCAAAAACAACGGATCAGTTGTTTGTGCGGGAAATCCCCATCATGACGGGCTTTAAATCCATTAATGCGTCAATGGGTGAAGTGGACAACAAAGGCCTGGAACTTTCCGTTACTTCCGTAAATATTCAGCAAAAAGATTTCAACTGGAGCAGCACTTTAAACTATTGGATCAACCGGAATAAAGTAGTGCATCTTTACGGTACCGATAGCAATGGAGATGGAAAGGAAGATGATGATCTTGCTAACGGTCTTTTTATAGGCAAATCATTGGGAGCGATTTATGGCTACGAACAGATCGGGATCGTGCAGACAACAGATAAAGACTATATAGCGCAGAATGGCGCAGCTCCCGGTGATCCTAAATATAACGACATCGACGGGGTGGCCGGTATTTCGGTAAACGACCGCAAAATACTGGGTTATAAAAAGGAGAATTTCAGGATGAGCCTTAGTAATACGTTTTCTTACAAAAACTTTGAGCTATACGCATTAGTATCGGGTATTTTTGGGGGAAATAATTATTATCTGAATAGCAATACAGGGGCTTACCTGTCGAGGACCAACCGGTTCAATGACAATTCTATCTATGTTCCTTACTGGACAACAGACAACCCCAGCAACGTATATCCCGCGGCCACATATTCCGCCGACTCAAGATTTTTGGGACTGCAATCGAGGGGCTTTGTCCGGTTACAGGACGTGGTACTTTCTTATACTTTCCGGCAACCCTGGATGCAGCGCGTGCATGTATCTAATTTGCGGGTATTTTTCTCAGGAAAAAACCTCGCAACGCTTACCAATTGGGAAGGAGGCGATCCGGAGTTGGGCAACACGGTGAAAGATAATACGATCCCTGTGCCCACGACTTATTCCTTTGGGTTCACCGCAAGATTTTAATTTATTTAAACTGATTACCATGAAACGGTTATTCCATATTTTAACAGCATTATTTATTTGTTCCTTATGGCAGTCCTGCAAGTCGGATAAGGCTTTTCTTACAGAAAAACCCGAAACCTTCTATACTGTTGACAATGCTTTTTCCAGTTCAGCGCAGGTAGACCAGGTACTGATCGGTATTTACTCCAATATCCGGGAAGCCTGGACCAATCCGAATGAACAGGGCTGGATGTTTATTTTTAAAGGGAACGGAACGGATGAATTTGATGTGCCCAGTATCAGGAGGGGCAGCACCTTTAATAACTATGCAAACATTAATCCTGACAATGCCAATTTTTATAATATCTATAGTTTTTGGTATGATCTGATCAGTAAAGCCAACCTGGCCATTTATGCAGCCAACCTGCCGCAGGTGAAATGGAGCACAGATGCAGATAAAAATTATGCCCTGGCGCAGGCACGTTTTTTCAGGGCCTTTGCTTACCGGAACCTAGGCGAAGAATTTGGTGGAGTGCCCATTGTTACTGAAGTGCTGACCACACCTAAATACGATTTCAAACGCACTACCCGGATTGAGACTTACGATTTTGCTATTACAGAAATGGAGGCCATACTTAATGATGTGCCCGCTACCACAGTGGCCGGCGGACGCCTGGTGAAAGGAGCCGTTCAGCATAATCTCTGTGAACTGTACCTTGCCAAAGGCATAGAACTGGAGGCGGCATCTAAAACCGCAGACGCTCAAAGTGCTTATAATAAATCTGTGCAGTATGGAAATGATGTAATAGACGGAGGCGTTTATTCATTAATGCAGAGCCGGTTCGGAAAACGTGCCGGTGAGGCTACGATCGGCATTTCAGTGTACAAGAGCGGTGTGTACAATACCGCAAATATTGTAGACACCGTTCAGCAGACCACCAATGTTTTCTGGGATCTGTTCCAGGAAGGAAATGTGAATTACCAGGATGGGAATAAAGAATGTATCTGGGCTGCTCAAATTGATTATGCCGCGTATAAAGCGGGAGACGGAGAATCGAAGCTTCCATACTCCAGGACTTACGGGCCCGTATTCAGGGACGGGGCAACGGGCAATTTAACCGGTACCAACGAAGATGTGGGTGGCCGCGGGATTTCACAGATCATGCCCACCTTTTATACGAGGGATGAAATATTCAGCTCCAAATGGAGTGAAGATCTGCGCAACAGCGACGCGGTATTCCGCCGCCGCTTTAAGGGTAATGTGGCTGCTTCGGCCTGGTATCGAAAAGATATTCCCTGGACCGTTTTATATAATGGCAGTGCAGACAATACGACCAACATTAATAACCGCAGTCTTTGCTACCCGGTTTCCTGCAAAATCGCCACCGATAAATATACGGGTGTGGCCGATGGAGAAAATATGAGCAACCTGTTTCGCGACGACTATATCATCCGTCTTCCCGAAACGATCCTGTTGAGAGCAGAAGCCAAACAGCGGAGCGGCGATAAAGCAGGAGCTGCCAGCGATATTAACCTGCTCCGAACCCGCGCCCAATGTACCTACAAGGTTACCGCTGCAGATATGGATGATAATTTCAATCTGATCCTCGATGAGCGTGCCCGGGAGCTGATATACGAAGAATGCCGGTGGAACACCCTTCTGAGGATGGGTAAAACCATCGCAGTGGATCGCATTAAAAAATATGCCTACTGGCCGGAAGCACAAGCTACTTTAACCTTTAACTTTAACCTTTGGCCTATTCCGCAAAAGGTTATTGAAACCAATAAAGATGCTGTAATAGCGCAAAATCCGGATTGGATAAATAAATAAGAAACTGTATAATTCTATAGAATGGGTTTAATAAAAAAGAGGATCGCCGTCCTGGGGATTTGTTTGATCACCGGAATGCAATTGCTGAACGGGCAAACGAACCGTTATGATCTACATACCAGTAAAAGTGAATCGGTTGATCAGATCAGTAAGGGGTTTGTTGCTCCGCCTTCCGAAGCAAAATTGCGCTGTTACTGGTGGTGGTTGAATAGCATGGCCACTAAAGCATCCATTACAAGAGACCTGGAAGCAATGAAGAAAATGGGTTATGGCGGCGCTTCTCTTGTAGATGCCGGCAGCTCTAATTATCAGCAGGCATTAAAAACAGCCGCCGGCCCGGTTTTCATGACGCCGGCATGGATGGAATTGTATCAGCATGCAGTGAAAGAGGCCGACCGGATCGGTATTGAATTAAGCGTTAATATACAAAGTGGCTGGAACCCGGGCGGGCCTTTTGTAACACCGGAATACGCTTTAAAAAAAATAGTAACGGCCGATACGGTTATCAGCGGCGGAAAAATGATAACGGTATCCCTGCCGCATCCGCCGGAAAAACTCCTCTACCGCGATGTACTGGTACAGGCCATTCCGCGCCCGCATCAACAGTTGCCCTTAAAGGACAGTGCTATTTCCGACTGGTCGCTAAAAACCTTTAACCAGTCCATGGGAGGAGGGGGCATCTATCCATTGTATAAATTCAAATCGGGTTTTGATACGGCTACGATGGTCAATAAGATCCGGCAGGATCAGATCATTGATCTTACCCGCTTTTTTGACGGGCGGCAACTCAAATGGAAGGCGCCTCCCGGCGACTGGATCATTATTCGTTATGGATGGACCAATACCGGGGTAACGACCTCAACAACAAGCGATGGATGGAACGGCTTGTCCCTGGATCATATGAGCCCTGCCGCCTTTAACTTATTCGATCAACAGGTGATCAGCCCGCTGATCCTTGCCGCAAAGTCGGCCGGCAACAGTGTTCGCTATCTTCAAACAGATAGCTGGGAAATGGGCGTCATTAACTGGACGCAAAACTTCCCGCAGGAGTTTGTCCGGCTCCGGGGATATGATATCCGGCCTTTCATGCCGGTGCTGGCAGGCTATGTGGTGGAAAGCCAGCAGGTCACCAACCGCTTTTTATACGATTTCAGAAAAACAGTGGGCGATTGTATCCTGCAAAATCACTACCAGTTGCTTTATAATAGGGCGCATAAGAACGGCATGGGAATTCATCCGGAATCCGGCGGACCTCACTCGGCTCCCATCGATGCATTGCAGGTAATGGGCATCAATGATTTTCCCCAGGGCGAGTTTTGGGCTATGTCCAATACCCACAGGGTAACGGATGCCGCCCGCTTAATTGTAAAACAGAGCGCCTGCGTGGCCCACACCAACGGCAAGCGGTTTGTGGCGGCAGAAGGGCCTACAAGTATTGGCCCGCAATGGGAGCGTTCTCCCCGGGAACTGAAGAGCAATATCGATCGTATATTTTGCTCGGGCGTGAACCGTATTGTGTGGCATACGTTTACTTCTTCACCAAAAGAATACGGTTTGCCGGGTAATGAATATTTTGCCGGCACCCATATGAATCCCAATGTAACCTGGTGGCCGGAAGCCGGGGCCTTCATCCATTATTTAAACCGCTGCAGTTACCTGTTGCAGCAGGGCCTATTTACTGCAGACGTGCTTTATTATTACGGGGATGATGTGCCCAATTTTGTATTCCTGAAGGACGAGTTCCCTCAATTGCATTTTGGGTACGACTGGGATAAATGCTCCCGTGATGTAGTGCTGAAACGGCTTGCAGTGCAAAACGGGAAGATCGTATTGCCGGACGGCATGCAATATCGTTTACTGGTGATACCTCCAGACAAGGCGATTAGTCTCGCTGTTTTGAAAAAAATAGAAGCCCTGGTAAAAGAAGGACTTATTCTTTACGGACCGCGGCCCAAAGAAGCAACCGGACTAACCGGCTATCCTCAAAGCGACCGCGAGTTGCGATTGATCACAGATCGTTTGTGGGGGGCCATTGACGGTGCTGCGGTTACGGAAAAGATTACGGGGAAAGGGAAAGTGATCTGGGGCAGGGATATTAATGAAGTGCTGGCATCAATGAAAGTGCTGCCCGATTTTAGCTTTACAAGCGATAACCCCCAGGCCTCTTTTGATTATATTCACCGGAATACCAATGATGCTGATATTTATTTCCTGTCGAACCGCTTTGAATACCGGCAGTACAGCGATTTTGCGTACCGGTATTTGCCTGTAGCTCCTGATCGCTATGAACAGATCGATGCCCGTTTTCGTGTTACCGGCTGTCAGCCCCAGCTATGGGACCCAATGACCGGTACCATTACCGATATCGCAGACTACCGGGAAGAAAACGGTACCACGGTAATTCCCCTGCATTTTGAACCGGGCGGATCTAAGTTTATCGTTTTTAAGAAAAAGGCAACCCCGGTGAGGCATATCGTAAATATAGTGAAGGGGGAAGTGGATCCTAACAGGACTATGCCCCTGAAAACCGCGTCAGTAGCGCTTGTAAGAGAAGGTGGCGTGGTGAAAGCGCAGGTTTTTCAAAAAGGGCAGTATACTTTAAACTGGTCTGATGGAACAGAAAGTCGTTTACATAGTAATGGGGCAATCCTGCAACCCGTTTCTGGTAAATGGCAGTTAAAGCTGGACCCCTATTGGGGCACTGATCGCCAATTGACACTTGATTCCCTGAAGTCCTGGACTGATTTTGACGATCCAAAAGTGAAATATTATTCGGGGAAGGGCCACTATACCACGCGTTTTATGCTAGCGTCACCAGCGCTAAAGGGAATGCGCGTATATCTTGACCTGGGAAATGTACAGGATCTTGCAGTGGTCCGCGTCAATGACAGCCAACCGCAAACCCTTTGGTATTTCCCGTTCCGGCTCGATATTACCGACCTGGTAAAACCAGGAGCCAACCAGTTGTCCGTTGATGTGGTGAACCTGTGGGCAAATCGTTTGATCGGGGATCGCGGGCTTCCGGCTGGCAAGAGGCTTACCCAAACCAATATTGTAAAGTTTGAAAAAGAAGCAATGGAACCGGCACTCCGGGTGTCTGGTTTGCTGGGGCCGGTACAATTAATACTGGTGCCCGAAGTTGTTATAAAATAGACCTGATTTTAGTTTATGATCTTTCAGCGTATAATATATTTTGGAATTGCACTGCTGCTGGCCATAAACGCAGTTGCCCAGGGCTTTGCCCCAACTGCATTGCGGGTGGATCTGATCCTGAATGCAGACAGGGTATGGCAAAACGGTTTTGCGGTGAACGGGACGCTGGAACAAGCCAGGACAGAAAAAGGTCGTTTCCAGTCAGCACGTATCGGCAGTTTGCATCCCCGGTTTTCCTGGGTGGTGAACAGTGAAGGGCATGGTGTTTATCAAACGGCTTACCAGGTGCTGGTGGCTACTTCGACTCAGAAACTTCAGGCGGGTGATGGCGATGTATGGAATTCAGGAAAGGTCACTTCCTGCCAACAATTAGATATTGAGTATAATGGAAGAGTGCTTCAGCCCAATACGGTGTATTATTGGAAGGTGAAAGTATGGTATCAGAAGGGAGTGTCTACGGAGTTTTCAAAGCCGGCAGCTTTTTTGACGGATAGCATATTGACGGCCTACCAAACACCTTACACGCCATTAGTAAAAACAATGGAGCATCCAAAAGCTCAGAGAAAACTGAATAATGATAATGATTGTTATGATTTTGGGAATGATGCGTTTGGTCAGTTGCAATTGATGATACGTGCAACCGGCAACAGGGATACCCTGCGTATTCATATAGGTGAAGCAGTAAGAGCGAATGGAGCTGTTGAAAGAAATCCCAAAGGTACGATCCGGTACCGGTTGCTGGTGCTACCCTTACAAAAGGGGGCGCATTTGTATACTCCGGCGTTTGTGCCAGACAAGCGGAACACCGGACCTAAGGCGATACATATGCCGGATTATATTGGCGAAGTGCTGCCGTTTCGCTATGTGGAAATGGAAAAGAATACGCCGGGCATAACGGTTATGAAAACGGAACGCGCAGCGGTCAATTATATATTTGATGACACAGCGGCTACATTTGAAAGCTCCGATACCTTGCTGAACCGGATTTGGGAGCTTTGTAAACATACCATGAAAGCCACCAGCTTTACCGGGCTCTATGTGGATGGCGACCGGGAGCGCATTCCCTATGAAGCTGATGCGCTTATTAACCAGCTTTCTCATTATGCGACGGATGCGGAATTCAATATGGCCAAACGATCTTTGGAATATCTTATTTATAATGCGACCTGGCCTACCGAATGGTCCCTGCAAAACCTGCAGATTGCCTGGAACGATTATCAGTATTCCGGTGATATCCGCACGGTAAAAAGAATATACCAGGAGCTGAAACCGAAGCTGCTGCTGGCGTTGGCCCGGGCCGACGGACTGATCAGTACCCGGACGGGCAAGCAGGATAGTGTCTTTACAAGGTCGATCCACCTGACCAGCTTTGACGGGAAGACTGTATTGAAGGATATTGTAGACTGGCCGCAAAAAGGGGGCTTTGGCCTGCCGGCCGATTCCCCGGGGGAATCCGATAGTTTTGTGTTTACGGATTATAATTCCGTAGTCAATGCCTTTCATTACGAGGCCCTGGTTTGTATGAAAAAACTGGCGCAGGCGTTGGACGAAAAAACAGATGTGGCATTTTATGAAGCCCGCGCGGCCAGAGTGAAAAAAGCATTCGTGCAAAGTTTTATCGAGCCGCAATCGGGAATTGTAAAAGACGGGGAAACCACGCTCCACCATTCCCTGCATGCCAATATGCTGGCACTGGCTTTTGACCTGGTGCCGCTGCAAAATAAAGCCGCTGTGCTTTCTTATATCCGTACAAAAGGAATGGCTTGTAGCGTCTACGGTGCGCAATTTTTGCTCAGCGCCTTATATGATGCGGGTCAGGCCGACTATGGGCTGGAACTGCTAACGGCGAGGGGGAAACGCAGTTGGTATAATATGCTGCATACAGGAGCCACTATGACAACGGAAGCATGGGATACCGAATATAAAAATAACCAGGACTGGAATCATGCCTGGGGTAGTGCGCCCGCTAATATTATTGTAAGCAAACTGATGGGCGTTACGCCTTTGACGCCTGCATTCGGTACCATAGAAATAAAACCAAGACCAGGCCCACTGCAACAGGCCGTATTAAAGCTTCCTACTTTAAGGGGCACCATAGAAGTTTCGTTTAAAAAAGGGGCAGGGGCTTTTCAAATGGAGACCTGCCTGCCTGCAAACACCCGTGGGGTGGTCTGTTTACCCAAACAGTCCGATTCAGACCTGCTTTTTAAAAACGGCAAAAGGATCACGGCTAAAGCAGAAGGGGATTACTGGGTTATTAAAGATGTAGTCTGCGGAAGCACAAGCTGGCGGGTACAATAAAGCATTGTCTGTTTCTTTGTTGTAATGGGTATAAGCATGTTGGTACGAAAAATTATATTAACTTCCCAAATGGTTTGAACAATAACGATCTACTTACAATGAAAAAAAATAATAATGCAAATACAAACGAATGGTGTTGAAAGTGCAGCGAAAGGAGGGGTGAGCCTGTTTGGGATCTCTGTTATTGCAGCATTGGCGGGTTTTATTTTCGGCTTCGATACGGTAGTTATTTCAGGGGCCAATTTGCCCATCCGGGAACTGTGGCATACTTCACCCTGGTTTCATGGTTTCTTTATTATGTCTATGGCATTGTGGGGCACGGTGATCGGCGCCATTTTTGGAGGAATGCCTACGGAAAAGTACGGACGAAAAAAAATACTGTTATGGGTGGGTATTCTTTTCAGCATTTCATCAATAGGCTCTGCGTTAGCGCAAGGCCCATATTTGTTCTCCTTTTTCCGGTTTATCGGTGGTGTGGGCATTGGCGTGTCTTCCGTTGCGGCGCCCACTTATATATCGGAAATATCAACACCCAAAACCCGGGGGCGGCTGGTGGCTATGTACCAGTTTAATATTGTATTTGGGATCCTGATCGCCTTTCTTTCTAATTATTTCTTAAAGGGGGTGGGCGGTGTCAATGACTGGCGCTGGATGCTGGGCGTAATGGCCATCCCGTCGCTGGTATATACGCTGCTCGTATTCTCTATCCCTGAAAGCCCGCGCTGGCTGATCGCCCGTAAAGGCGATGATATTATTGCCCGGAAAGTATTGCAGCAATTAGGTATTCAAAATGTTTCGGAGGAAATAAACAGCATCAAAAGCAGCGCTGCGGAAGAACAACAAAACGGCAGCACTAATTTCTTAAATAAAAAATACCGGCGCATTGTATGGCTGGCTTTTTTTGTGGCTTTTTTCAATCAGTGGTCGGGCATCAATTTTATTTTATACTACGCGCCTGAAATTTTAGAAAGAGCCGGGCTGGCATCAAAAGACTCTTTGCTGAACTCTATTGCCATTGGTGGCACCAATCTTATTTTCACCTTTGTGGGGCTGTACCTTATCGACCGGGTGGGTCGCAAAACCCTGCTGGTATGGGGCTCTATCGGTTATATTATCAGTTTGGGAATGGTGGCCTATGCTTTTTACACCCATGCCGCGCCAGGGTTCCTGCTCTCCTTTTTGCTTTTGTTTATTGCGTCGCATGCAATAGGGCAGGGGGCAGTGATCTGGGTATTTATTTCAGAAATATTCCCTAACAATATCCGTGCACTGGGGCAATCCTTTGGTGCCAGTGTGCATTGGGTTTTTGCCGCGATAATAACATTGATCACACCCGTTTTCCTGGATGCGGAAAACGGGATCTTTAAAGACAATCCCTGGCCGATCTTTGCATTCTTTGCGTTTATGATGTTTTTGCAATTGGTATGGGTGCTCACCAAAGTGCCCGAGACCAAAGGCGTATCCCTGGAGGCGATTGAAAAGAAATTAGTAAAAGAAGCCTGATATATCATGATCAAAATTGAGAAATTGGCTGGCTATATGCGGGAAAAATACCGCTTTGGGTGGATGGGTTGTATCTGTATATTTAGTGTTTGCTTTCAGGTGCAGGCGCAAAAAGCGGGTATAATCCATCCCGGAGCCGCGTGGCCGGACCAGAAGGGCAACCCTATCCAGGCCCATGGAGGCGGCATTATTAAAATCGGAAAAAACTATTACTGGTATGGGGAAGAAAGGCGGCAGGGATTAGATAGTAATTATCGTTATGTTAGTTGTTACAGCTCCGCAGATCTGGTGAACTGGAAATTTGAAGGCGATGTATTGCAACTATCCGATCCTGAAAACCTTGGCCGGCATTGGGTTCTGGAGCGCCCTAAGGTTTTTTACAACAGGCAAACGAAAAAATATGTCATGTATTTTCACCTGGACGATGCCCGGTACAAACTGGCGCGCGTTGGTATAGCAGTGAGCAATACGGCAACCGGTAATTTTAAATATGTAAAAAGTTTCAGGCCGCTCGGACATGAAAGTCGTGATATAGGCCAGTTTATTGATGACGATGGAGCAGCCTACCTGGTGTTTGAAGATCGCCCTAATGGATTCCATATTGCCAAACTTTCGGCTGACTATATGGATGTGGAGCGGGATATGAGCCTGATACCCCAGCACATGGAAGGCGGAGCCATTGTGCATTATAAAGGTTTGTACTATGCTATTGGCTCGGCATTGACGGGCTGGAATCCCAATCCCAACAAATATGCCATTGCAAAAAAACTGGAAGGACCCTGGAGCCCGTTTGAAGATATAGCCCCACCCGCAGTAAAAACCTACGGGGCGCAATCTACCATGCTTTTAAAAATAACGGGATCTAAAACAACCACGGTTTTATTTATGGGCGATCAGTGGAAACCCAAAGCCCAATGGGATTCCCGTTATTTATGGATGCCGCTGGAAATAGGTAATGGGAAATTATGGCTGCCCGAACCCCGCTCTTTTTCGTTAAATGTAAAAACCGGCGAAGCGGTGCTTCAAAAAGACAGGGAGTGAAAAGCTCCTGATATTTTCACATATGCCCTGATTTGGATCGATTATTGTACTGCTTTGTATTCCAAATAGTTCCTAACAAAATCTATTGCCATGAAGTATTGGTTATTATTGATTACGGCAATACCGTTTTGGGCCTGCAATGCCCCGGATCAAAATACTGCGTCCTTACAACGGCAGATAGATAGTTTGCAAGCCCGGATAAATAAGGCCTATAAGCCGGGATTTGGTGAGTTTATGAGCGGCATCCAGGTGCATCACAACAAACTTTGGTTTGCGGGAATCAATCAAAACTGGGCACTGGCTGATTTTGAAATTAACGAGATAAAAGAGAGCCTGGACGATATCAGAACCTATTGTACCGACCGGCCGGAAACCAAATCTATCGGGATGATTGATGCGCCACTTCAAAATATTGCTAATGCGATTCAACAAAAAAATGACACCGGGTTTAAAAGTGCTTTTAAGGTTTTAACCGCCACCTGTAATACCTGTCACCAGGCAACGCAGCATGGCTTTAATGTAATTATAATCCCCTCCCTGCCTCCGTTCTCCAATCAGGAGTTCCGCTTGCAGGACAAAAAATAAATAGTATTAATGAAAAACCGGTTCTGCCAGAATTTCTCCAAATTTTGCCATTAGCTTCGCATTTAAATAGTCGTATGAAACTGCTGATAGTGGAAGATGAACCGGATCTGTTGCAAAGCATCCTGGAGTACTTTACCCAGGAAGACTTCTTATGTGAGGGAGTGGCTACTTATTTTGAAGCAATTGCTAAAATTGAGGATTTTGACTATGATTGTATTATCCTGGACATTAACCTGCCGGATGGTAGTGGCTTGAAGCTGCTGAAATACCTCCGGGAGGACAAAAAGCAAGACGGCGTAATAATCATCTCTGCCCGCAATTACATCGATGACAAAATTGAAGGACTGAATCTTGGAGCGGATGATTATTTAACCAAGCCCTTTCATCTTTCAGAATTATATGCGCGGGTAAAAGCGCTCATGCGCAGAAAATATGGGCAGGGGGCTAGTCAATTGGAATTGGGCAATCTTCAACTGAATCTTTCTTCCCGGTGTGTTGCCTGTCATCAGCAGCCTTTAATGCTCACCCGAAATGAATATGATCTGTTGGCCTTTTTACTAAATAATAAAAACCGGGTAGTGAGCCGGCAGGCAATAGCAGAACATATCTACGGCGACCGCACGAATCGAATGCCCTCATTTGATTTTGTGTATTCACAAATAAAAAATCTCAAACGCAAACTAAAAGAGGGAGAGTGTGATGATCTTATTCAAACAGTTTACGGATTGGGGTATAAAATTTCGATATGAGCAAACCTCTCTTACACCGTAATTCAAGAGCATTGCTGATATGGCTGCCAATATGATCCCGCAGGCGCCTCAAAACAACCAGCGCACCTGGAATGATTTGGAAACATATATCAGGAGCCAGGTGACGGCGGGGCAGGAGGTCTATATTATTACGGGCAGCTATGGCCGCCTGGGTACCATTGATGCCGGACATATTGTAATACCCTCGAATATTTGGAAAGTAGTGGTCTTTCTTAAAAACGGGAATAATGACCTGAAGCGGATCAATGCGGGCACAAGAGTGCTGGCGGTAAATACCCCAATACAAAAACAATTAATGCCGATTGGAAAAAATATATTACTACCGTTAGCGTCATTGAAAAAAATACGGGCTACAAGCTGTTATCGAACCTGAATAACCGTACCCGGCAAATTCTCAGAACGAAAAAAGATACAGCTTTATGACACGGGAGCCTGTTTCATTTTTGACTCCCGGCAATGGAAGAAGCCTGGTG
Proteins encoded in this region:
- a CDS encoding sugar porter family MFS transporter, producing MQIQTNGVESAAKGGVSLFGISVIAALAGFIFGFDTVVISGANLPIRELWHTSPWFHGFFIMSMALWGTVIGAIFGGMPTEKYGRKKILLWVGILFSISSIGSALAQGPYLFSFFRFIGGVGIGVSSVAAPTYISEISTPKTRGRLVAMYQFNIVFGILIAFLSNYFLKGVGGVNDWRWMLGVMAIPSLVYTLLVFSIPESPRWLIARKGDDIIARKVLQQLGIQNVSEEINSIKSSAAEEQQNGSTNFLNKKYRRIVWLAFFVAFFNQWSGINFILYYAPEILERAGLASKDSLLNSIAIGGTNLIFTFVGLYLIDRVGRKTLLVWGSIGYIISLGMVAYAFYTHAAPGFLLSFLLLFIASHAIGQGAVIWVFISEIFPNNIRALGQSFGASVHWVFAAIITLITPVFLDAENGIFKDNPWPIFAFFAFMMFLQLVWVLTKVPETKGVSLEAIEKKLVKEA
- a CDS encoding family 43 glycosylhydrolase; the encoded protein is MIKIEKLAGYMREKYRFGWMGCICIFSVCFQVQAQKAGIIHPGAAWPDQKGNPIQAHGGGIIKIGKNYYWYGEERRQGLDSNYRYVSCYSSADLVNWKFEGDVLQLSDPENLGRHWVLERPKVFYNRQTKKYVMYFHLDDARYKLARVGIAVSNTATGNFKYVKSFRPLGHESRDIGQFIDDDGAAYLVFEDRPNGFHIAKLSADYMDVERDMSLIPQHMEGGAIVHYKGLYYAIGSALTGWNPNPNKYAIAKKLEGPWSPFEDIAPPAVKTYGAQSTMLLKITGSKTTTVLFMGDQWKPKAQWDSRYLWMPLEIGNGKLWLPEPRSFSLNVKTGEAVLQKDRE
- a CDS encoding response regulator transcription factor, encoding MKLLIVEDEPDLLQSILEYFTQEDFLCEGVATYFEAIAKIEDFDYDCIILDINLPDGSGLKLLKYLREDKKQDGVIIISARNYIDDKIEGLNLGADDYLTKPFHLSELYARVKALMRRKYGQGASQLELGNLQLNLSSRCVACHQQPLMLTRNEYDLLAFLLNNKNRVVSRQAIAEHIYGDRTNRMPSFDFVYSQIKNLKRKLKEGECDDLIQTVYGLGYKISI
- a CDS encoding DNA/RNA non-specific endonuclease; protein product: MAANMIPQAPQNNQRTWNDLETYIRSQVTAGQEVYIITGSYGRLGTIDAGHIVIPSNIWKVVVFLKNGNNDLKRINAGTRVLAVNTPIQKQLMPIGKNILLPLASLKKIRATSCYRT